In a genomic window of Tachysurus vachellii isolate PV-2020 chromosome 13, HZAU_Pvac_v1, whole genome shotgun sequence:
- the polr2g gene encoding DNA-directed RNA polymerase II subunit RPB7, whose translation MFYHISLEHEILLHPRYFGPNLLNTVKQKLFTEVEGTCTGKYGFVIAVTTIDNIGAGVIQPGRGFVLYPVKYKAIVFRPFKGEVVDAVVTQVNKVGLFTEIGPMSCFISRHSIPSEMEFDPNSNPPCYKTVDEDIVIQQDDEIRLKIVGTRVDKNDIFAIGSLMDDYLGLVS comes from the exons ATGTTCTATCAC ATTTCCCTGGAACATGAGATTCTCCTCCATCCTCGATATTTTGGCCCAAATCTGTTAAACACAGTGAAGCAGAAACTGTTTACGGAAGTGGAAGGCACGTGCACAGGAAA gtATGGTTTTGTCATTGCAGTGACGACGATTGATAATATTGGGGCAGGTGTTATACAGCCCGGCAGGGGTTTCGTGTTGTACCCTGTCAAATACAAGGCCATTGTGTTTAGGCCATTTAAAGGGGAGGTTGTGGATGCAGTGGTCACTCAAGTTAACAAG GTTGGACTCTTCACAGAAATTGGCCCGATGTCCTGCTTTATCTCGCGTCAT TCTATACCCTCAGAAATGGAATTTGACCCAAACTCTAATCCTCCCTGCTATAAGACGGTGGATGAG GACATTGTAATCCAACAAGATGATGAAATTCGATTGAAGATTGTTGGTACTCGAGTAGACAAGAATGATATT tttgccaTTGGATCCCTCATGGATGACTACCTTG gtCTTGTTAGTTGA